The Thioalkalivibrio nitratireducens DSM 14787 DNA segment AGAATCGCCGCACCGAAGTGAGTTTTTTTACCCTCAGTCGTTCAGCGGAAGAGGACCTGATTCAGATCTACCTGGAAGGCGCCACATCGTTCGGGCTTGACCAGGCCCAACGCTATCACCAAAGGCTTTCTCAGGCGTTCGAGTTTCTTGCAGAGAATCCCCAAGCGGCCCCGGTGCGGCAAGAACTGAGCGCCTTGATTCGTGTTCACCCGGTGGGCTCGCACATTGTGCTTTACACCATACGAGATCACGATATTTACATCCTTCGGATTCGGCACGGTCATGAGGACTGGCTGGATCATTGAAGCAAAGCGTAGATGGATCATCGCGCCCCGCTACTGGAAAGGCACGCTGTGGTCGCCGTCCTACTTGGCCGGGAGCAGTGGCGGTGCGCCCACTGCGATCATTCGCCAGTACATCGAACAGCAGCGGACACCACCCTGAAGACGCAGGACGGCTACGCCGTCGGCGCGATCCTTCCCCGCCCTGAACGGCGGGGCTTGCCGCGCACCGGGTTAGACAGGTCCGGGGCATACTGGTGAAATATCGGCTTGGAGAGAACGATGTCGATTAAGTACGAGCTCATCGTGTACTGGATCGTGTACTGGAGTGAAGAAGACCAGGCGTTCGTGGTCGAAGTCCCGGAACTTCCCGGTTGCATGGCCGACGGATCGAGCTACGAGGAGGCCATTGCCAACGCTCAGCGGGTGATCGAAGACTGGATCGACACCGCGCAGCGTCTGGGGCGCCCCATTCCAGAACCCAAAGGACGCCTGATGTACGCCTGACCAAGCGGTGCGCTGATGGCACCACTCGCGTAGAGGGCGCGCTCCCAGAAAAACATCCCCCGGCCAGGGCCTGTTGCCCTCGCGATGACGCTAATACTCCGCGACTGCGAGGAACGCGGCCTTCAGCCGAGGCCTACCGCCACCTGAAGCGTTACTGGGACCCCGAGGTCCGCGAACGCCTGCACCACGGCCGGCACCCGCCCGCCTTCGAGAACCTCTGCAAAACATGACCAAAATCTTCGTCGCCGGCCACAACGGCATGGTCGGTTCCGCCATCGTCCGCGCGCTGATCGCACGCGGGCATGACCCGGCGCGAATCCTGACCCGCACGCGCTCCGAGGTCGATCTCCTGAGCGCCGCGGAAGTGCGCGACTTCTTTGCCGAAGAACAGCCGCAGCAGGTCTACCTCGCCGCGGCGAAGGTCGGCGGCATCCACGCGAACCACACCTATCCGGCCGAGTTCATCCACGACAACCTGGTCATCGCGACGAACGTCATTCACGCGGCGCACCGGCACGACGTGCCGAAGCTCCTGTTCCTCGGCTCCTCCTGCATCTACCCGCGTCATGCCGAACAGCCGATGCGCGAGGACGCGCTGCTCACCGGGCCCCTGGAGCCGACCAACGAGCCCTACGCCATCGCCAAGATCGCCGGCATCAAGCTCTGCGAGAGCTACCGCCGCCAGTACGGCCGCGATTACCGCAGCGTGATGCCCACGAACCTCTACGGGCCAAACGACAACTACCACCCCGAGAACAGCCACGTGGTGCCCGCACTGCTGCGCCGCTTTCACGAGGCCAAGGAGCAGAACGCGTCCGAGGTGGTCATCTGGGGCACCGGCGCGCCGAAGCGCGAGTTTCTGCACGTCGATGACATGGCCGCGGCCTGCCTGCACGTGATGGACCTGCCCGAAGAGACCTACTGGGGTGCGGTGCAACCGATGCAGAGCCACATCAACATCGGCACCGGGCAGGACTGCAGCATCCGCGAACTCGCCGAGACCATCGCCCGCGTGACCGGCTACGAAGGCCGCCTGACCTTCGACAGCAGCAAGCCCGACGGCATGCCGCGCAAGCTGCTCGACATCAGCCTGATCCGCTCGCTGGGCTGGGAGCCGCGCATCGCGCTCGAAGACGGCCTGAACGACGCCTACCGGTGGTTCACCGAGAAAGCCCTATAGGTGCTGGCCCCGCCCGCGAACGGTCCTTGAACGCTCGCCAGTGTGCACGCTCCCCCACGGCGCCAGGAACGGCTTCGTACAAACGCCAAAGCAGGACATGGACCTGATTCGAGAGCGATTGAAAGCAGCGCAAGAGCACGCAGCAGGGTGCACGAAATGACACAGATCGAAAAGGGCGCAACCAACATCTACCACGACCTTGGCTTTCCGAATGCCGAGGAAATGCAGGTGAAAGCCATGCTGGCTGCGAAAATTGGCGAAATCAT contains these protein-coding regions:
- a CDS encoding type II toxin-antitoxin system RelE/ParE family toxin, coding for MSFFTLSRSAEEDLIQIYLEGATSFGLDQAQRYHQRLSQAFEFLAENPQAAPVRQELSALIRVHPVGSHIVLYTIRDHDIYILRIRHGHEDWLDH
- a CDS encoding type II toxin-antitoxin system HicB family antitoxin, whose product is MSIKYELIVYWIVYWSEEDQAFVVEVPELPGCMADGSSYEEAIANAQRVIEDWIDTAQRLGRPIPEPKGRLMYA
- the fcl gene encoding GDP-L-fucose synthase, producing MQNMTKIFVAGHNGMVGSAIVRALIARGHDPARILTRTRSEVDLLSAAEVRDFFAEEQPQQVYLAAAKVGGIHANHTYPAEFIHDNLVIATNVIHAAHRHDVPKLLFLGSSCIYPRHAEQPMREDALLTGPLEPTNEPYAIAKIAGIKLCESYRRQYGRDYRSVMPTNLYGPNDNYHPENSHVVPALLRRFHEAKEQNASEVVIWGTGAPKREFLHVDDMAAACLHVMDLPEETYWGAVQPMQSHINIGTGQDCSIRELAETIARVTGYEGRLTFDSSKPDGMPRKLLDISLIRSLGWEPRIALEDGLNDAYRWFTEKAL